The Roseovarius sp. EL26 genome has a window encoding:
- the nusG gene encoding transcription termination/antitermination protein NusG, producing MAKRWYSVSVLSNFEKKIAEQIRTSVIESGLEDSIEEVLVPTEEVIEVRRGKKVTAERRFMPGYVLVRMEMSDQGYHLINSINRVTGFLGPQGRPMPMRDAEVNTILNRVQEGEEAPRTLIHFEVGEKVKVNDGPFEDFDGLVEEVDDDNQRLKVTVSIFGRETPVELEFTQVTKQG from the coding sequence ATGGCGAAGCGGTGGTACTCGGTCAGTGTTCTCTCGAACTTTGAGAAGAAAATCGCTGAACAAATCAGAACATCGGTGATCGAAAGCGGTCTGGAAGATTCGATCGAGGAAGTTCTCGTGCCGACCGAAGAAGTGATCGAAGTGCGTCGCGGCAAAAAAGTGACCGCTGAGCGCCGCTTTATGCCTGGTTATGTTCTGGTTCGCATGGAAATGTCCGATCAGGGATATCACCTGATCAACTCAATCAACCGCGTCACAGGTTTTCTGGGCCCGCAAGGTCGCCCGATGCCGATGCGCGATGCCGAAGTGAACACGATCCTGAACCGTGTCCAAGAAGGCGAAGAAGCACCACGTACCCTGATTCACTTCGAAGTGGGTGAAAAGGTTAAGGTCAACGACGGTCCGTTTGAGGACTTCGATGGTCTGGTTGAAGAGGTTGATGATGACAATCAGCGCCTCAAGGTGACGGTTTCGATCTTTGGTCGGGAAACCCCGGTCGAGCTGGAATTCACACAGGTCACCAAACAAGGCTGA
- a CDS encoding cupin domain-containing protein produces the protein MSHPVFSKLADRQVAPLVDDLDGWKKVSDDPSMKTWIEYTAEDGGIISGWWEATPGIYHATYAAWEFVHLIEGKIVITPDGGEPNEVGPGDAFVVEANFAGTWEIKEKVLKHFVIKLK, from the coding sequence ATGTCGCACCCGGTCTTTTCCAAACTTGCCGATCGTCAAGTCGCCCCATTAGTGGATGATCTTGATGGTTGGAAAAAGGTCAGCGATGACCCCAGCATGAAAACCTGGATTGAATACACTGCGGAAGATGGCGGAATCATCAGCGGCTGGTGGGAGGCTACGCCTGGCATCTATCACGCCACATATGCCGCTTGGGAATTTGTGCACCTGATCGAAGGCAAAATTGTCATCACGCCAGATGGTGGGGAGCCAAATGAAGTCGGCCCCGGAGATGCTTTTGTCGTGGAGGCAAATTTCGCCGGCACATGGGAGATCAAAGAAAAAGTACTCAAGCACTTTGTGATCAAGCTCAAGTAG
- the rplJ gene encoding 50S ribosomal protein L10 has translation MDRAQKEKLVDELGQIFESSGVVVVAHYEGLTVAEMQDLRARARESEASVRVAKNRLAKIALEGKPCASIASYLTGMTVLTFSEDPVAAAKVAEGFAKDNKKFEILGGAMGENALDRAGVASVSKMPSREELIASIVGCIGAPASNIAGAIGAPASNIASILSTIEEKAEAA, from the coding sequence GTGGATAGAGCCCAGAAAGAGAAATTGGTCGACGAGCTCGGCCAGATCTTCGAAAGCTCTGGCGTCGTAGTGGTTGCCCACTACGAGGGTCTGACAGTTGCAGAAATGCAAGATCTTCGTGCTCGCGCCCGCGAGTCCGAAGCATCTGTTCGCGTTGCCAAAAACAGGCTCGCCAAAATCGCCCTTGAGGGTAAGCCTTGCGCAAGCATTGCTTCTTACCTGACAGGCATGACCGTTCTGACTTTCTCGGAAGACCCTGTGGCAGCTGCCAAGGTCGCCGAGGGCTTCGCCAAGGATAACAAGAAATTTGAAATCCTCGGCGGCGCAATGGGTGAGAACGCTCTTGACCGTGCTGGTGTTGCATCCGTATCGAAAATGCCTTCGCGTGAGGAGCTTATTGCTTCGATCGTTGGCTGTATCGGTGCGCCTGCTTCGAACATCGCCGGTGCAATTGGCGCTCCTGCTTCGAACATCGCGAGCATCCTTTCGACCATCGAAGAGAAGGCCGAGGCGGCATAA
- the secE gene encoding preprotein translocase subunit SecE: MAITNPLQFIQQVRSETSKIVWPTRREVLLTTIMVLIMATLTAIFFALVDLLIRTGVQGLLGFFG; the protein is encoded by the coding sequence ATGGCCATCACTAATCCGCTTCAGTTTATTCAGCAGGTTCGCTCGGAAACGAGCAAAATTGTCTGGCCCACGCGGCGTGAGGTTCTGCTGACCACGATCATGGTTTTGATCATGGCAACCCTGACGGCCATTTTCTTCGCGCTTGTAGATCTGTTGATCCGTACCGGTGTGCAAGGCCTCTTGGGGTTCTTCGGTTAA
- the rplA gene encoding 50S ribosomal protein L1, which translates to MAKFGKRTTAVRAATAGKENLSVEDAVALIKANATAKFDETVEIALNLGVDPRHADQMVRGVVGLPNGTGKTVRVAVFARGPKAEEAQAAGADIVGAEDLMETIQGGTIEFDRCIATPDMMPIVGRLGKVLGPRNLMPNPRVGTVTMDVADAVKNAKGGEVQFKAEKAGVVHAGVGKASFDEAKLVENVRALVGAVAKARPAGAKGAYMKKISLSSTMGAGVSIDVSNAVSE; encoded by the coding sequence ATGGCAAAATTTGGAAAACGTACAACCGCCGTTCGCGCAGCCACAGCTGGCAAAGAGAACCTGAGCGTTGAAGACGCCGTTGCGCTGATCAAAGCCAACGCAACCGCCAAATTCGACGAAACCGTTGAGATCGCGCTGAACCTGGGCGTTGACCCACGTCACGCTGACCAAATGGTTCGTGGTGTTGTTGGTCTGCCAAACGGCACCGGCAAAACCGTTCGCGTTGCGGTTTTCGCCCGTGGCCCCAAAGCTGAAGAAGCGCAGGCCGCTGGTGCAGACATCGTTGGCGCCGAAGACCTGATGGAAACCATCCAGGGCGGCACAATCGAATTTGATCGCTGCATCGCCACACCAGACATGATGCCAATCGTTGGCCGTCTGGGTAAGGTTCTGGGTCCACGTAACCTGATGCCAAACCCTCGGGTTGGCACGGTGACCATGGATGTTGCAGATGCTGTGAAAAACGCCAAAGGCGGTGAAGTACAATTCAAAGCTGAAAAAGCGGGTGTTGTGCATGCCGGTGTTGGTAAAGCATCTTTTGACGAGGCGAAGCTGGTCGAAAACGTTCGTGCCCTTGTTGGTGCGGTTGCCAAAGCCCGCCCAGCCGGTGCCAAAGGTGCCTACATGAAGAAAATCTCGCTGAGCTCCACCATGGGCGCAGGCGTAAGCATCGACGTCTCAAACGCAGTGTCCGAATAA
- the rpoB gene encoding DNA-directed RNA polymerase subunit beta — translation MAQSYLGQKRLRRYFGKIREVLDMPNLIEVQKSSYDLFLKSGDQPQPLDGEGIMGVFQSVFPIKDFNETSILEFVSYELEKPKYDVEECMQRDMTYSAPLKVTLRLIVFDIDEDTGAKSVKDIKEQDVFMGDMPLMTPNGTFVVNGTERVIVSQMHRSPGVFFDHDKGKTHSSGKLLFACRIIPYRGSWLDFEFDAKDIVFARIDRRRKLPVTTLLYSLGLDQEGIMDAYYDTVNFKLKKNKGWATKFFPERVRGTRPLFDLVDAKSGEVIAESGKKVTPRAVKKLIDEGEVTELLVPFEHIVGKFVAKDIINEETGAIYVEAGDELTLERDKDGDVIGGSLQELLDAGVTDIPVLDIDNINVGPYMRNTMAADKNMSRETALMDIYRVMRPGEPPTVEAASALFDTLFFDSERYDLSAVGRVKMNMRLDLDAPDTLRTLRREDIVACIKALVELRDGRGDIDDIDHLGNRRVRSVGELMENQYRVGLLRMERAIKERMSSVEIDTVMPQDLINAKPAAAAVREFFGSSQLSQFMDQTNPLSEVTHKRRLSALGPGGLTRERAGFEVRDVHATHYGRMCPIETPEGPNIGLINSLATFARVNKYGFIETPYRKVIEGHVTDDVQYMSATEEMRHTVAQANATLDENGNFINDLVSTRQSGEYMLAPRENVDLIDVSPKQLVSVAASLIPFLENDDANRALMGSNMQRQAVPTLRSEAPLVGTGIEGVVARDSGASIMAKRGGIIDQVDAQRIVVRATEDLELGDAGVDIYRLRKFQRSNQNTCINQRPLVKVGDTVGKGEVIADGPSTDMGELALGKNVVVAFMPWNGYNYEDSILISERIARDDVFTSVHIEEFEVAARDTKLGPEEITRDIPNVGEEALRNLDEAGIVYIGADVEPGDILVGKITPKGESPMTPEEKLLRAIFGEKASDVRDTSLRVKPGDFGTVVEVRVFNRHGVEKDERALQIEREEVERLARDRDDELAILDRNIYARLKSMVLGKVAVKGPKGVKPNSEVTEELLETLTKGQWWQLALKDEKDAQIVEALNEQYEAQKRVLDARFEDKVEKVRRGDDLPPGVMKMVKVFIAVKRKLQPGDKMAGRHGNKGVISKVVPMEDMPFLADGTPVDFCLNPLGVPSRMNVGQILETHMGWAARGLGINVDEALKEYRRSGDLTPVREAMRIAYGDEVYDEGISDMDERSLVEAAGNVTHGVPIATPVFDGAKEADVNDALRRAGFSESGQSVLFDGRSGEQFARPVTVGVKYLLKLHHLVDDKIHARSTGPYSLVTQQPLGGKAQFGGQRFGEMEVWALEAYGAAYTLQEMLTVKSDDVAGRTKVYESIVKGEDNFEAGVPESFNVLVKEVRGLGLNMELLDSEEGE, via the coding sequence ATGGCTCAAAGCTATCTTGGCCAAAAACGTTTGCGCAGATACTTCGGCAAAATTCGCGAAGTTCTGGACATGCCAAACCTCATTGAGGTTCAAAAATCCTCTTATGATCTGTTCCTGAAATCAGGTGATCAGCCGCAGCCACTGGATGGCGAAGGTATCATGGGAGTTTTCCAATCGGTATTCCCGATCAAGGACTTTAACGAAACCAGCATTCTGGAATTCGTCAGCTATGAGCTGGAGAAACCGAAGTACGACGTTGAAGAATGTATGCAACGTGACATGACGTACAGCGCACCTTTGAAGGTGACGCTGCGTTTGATCGTGTTTGATATCGACGAAGATACCGGTGCTAAATCGGTCAAAGACATCAAAGAGCAAGACGTCTTTATGGGCGATATGCCACTGATGACGCCAAACGGCACATTTGTTGTAAACGGCACCGAGCGGGTGATCGTTTCGCAGATGCACCGCTCGCCTGGTGTGTTCTTTGATCACGACAAGGGAAAAACCCACTCTTCGGGAAAATTGCTTTTTGCTTGCCGTATTATCCCATATCGTGGCAGCTGGCTGGACTTTGAGTTCGACGCCAAAGACATCGTGTTTGCGCGCATCGACCGTCGTCGGAAGTTGCCTGTAACAACCTTGCTGTATTCGCTGGGCCTGGATCAAGAAGGCATCATGGATGCCTACTATGACACGGTTAACTTCAAGCTGAAGAAGAACAAAGGTTGGGCAACCAAGTTCTTCCCAGAGCGGGTTCGCGGTACGCGCCCTCTGTTTGATTTAGTTGACGCCAAATCCGGTGAAGTGATTGCTGAATCAGGCAAGAAGGTTACCCCACGCGCGGTTAAGAAGCTGATCGATGAAGGTGAAGTCACTGAACTGCTGGTTCCGTTTGAGCATATCGTCGGCAAGTTTGTTGCCAAGGATATCATCAACGAAGAAACTGGCGCGATCTATGTCGAAGCTGGTGATGAGCTGACGCTAGAGCGCGACAAAGACGGCGACGTGATCGGTGGATCCCTGCAAGAGCTTCTGGACGCTGGTGTAACTGATATTCCGGTTCTGGATATCGATAACATCAATGTCGGCCCCTACATGCGTAATACCATGGCGGCAGACAAAAACATGAGCCGCGAAACCGCGCTTATGGATATCTACCGCGTTATGCGCCCGGGCGAGCCGCCCACCGTAGAAGCGGCTTCGGCTCTCTTTGACACGCTGTTCTTTGATAGTGAGCGCTATGATCTGTCGGCTGTTGGCCGGGTTAAGATGAACATGCGTCTTGATCTGGATGCACCAGACACGCTGCGCACTTTGCGCCGCGAAGATATTGTTGCTTGTATCAAAGCATTGGTTGAACTGCGCGATGGCCGTGGTGATATCGACGATATTGACCACCTTGGTAACCGTCGTGTGCGTTCCGTTGGCGAGCTGATGGAAAACCAGTACCGTGTAGGCCTGCTGCGTATGGAACGCGCGATCAAAGAGCGTATGTCCAGTGTCGAAATCGACACCGTTATGCCGCAAGATCTGATCAACGCGAAACCCGCCGCTGCTGCGGTACGTGAATTCTTCGGCTCTTCGCAGCTGTCACAGTTCATGGACCAAACCAACCCATTGTCTGAAGTGACGCACAAGCGTCGCTTGTCAGCGCTTGGGCCCGGTGGTCTGACCCGTGAACGTGCTGGTTTTGAGGTGCGCGACGTTCACGCCACGCACTATGGTCGTATGTGTCCGATTGAAACGCCCGAAGGTCCAAACATTGGTTTGATCAACTCGCTGGCGACATTCGCACGGGTGAACAAATACGGCTTTATCGAAACGCCTTATCGTAAGGTGATCGAAGGTCACGTGACCGATGACGTGCAGTACATGTCAGCAACCGAAGAAATGCGCCACACTGTTGCGCAGGCCAACGCGACGCTGGATGAAAACGGCAACTTCATCAATGATCTGGTTTCGACCCGTCAATCCGGTGAATACATGCTTGCCCCACGCGAGAATGTTGACCTGATCGACGTTTCGCCCAAGCAGTTGGTCTCGGTTGCGGCTTCGCTTATTCCGTTCCTGGAAAACGATGACGCCAACCGCGCTCTGATGGGTTCGAACATGCAACGTCAGGCGGTTCCAACCCTGCGTTCCGAGGCTCCGCTTGTCGGGACTGGGATCGAAGGTGTTGTTGCACGCGACTCTGGTGCGTCAATCATGGCAAAACGTGGCGGCATTATCGACCAAGTTGATGCCCAGCGTATCGTTGTTCGTGCGACTGAGGATCTGGAACTGGGTGATGCGGGCGTAGACATCTACCGTCTGCGTAAATTCCAGCGTTCAAACCAGAACACATGTATCAACCAGCGTCCGCTGGTGAAGGTGGGTGATACGGTTGGCAAAGGCGAAGTTATTGCTGATGGTCCAAGCACCGACATGGGTGAACTAGCCTTGGGTAAAAACGTGGTCGTCGCGTTTATGCCTTGGAACGGTTACAACTACGAAGACTCGATCCTGATTTCAGAGCGTATTGCTCGTGATGATGTCTTTACTTCGGTACACATCGAAGAATTCGAAGTTGCGGCCCGTGACACAAAGCTTGGCCCTGAAGAGATCACTCGCGACATTCCGAACGTCGGTGAAGAAGCGCTGCGCAACCTCGACGAGGCTGGCATCGTTTACATCGGTGCGGATGTTGAGCCGGGCGATATTCTGGTTGGTAAAATCACCCCCAAAGGTGAATCGCCAATGACACCCGAAGAGAAACTGCTGCGGGCGATCTTTGGCGAAAAAGCCAGCGATGTGCGTGATACTTCTCTGCGCGTTAAGCCAGGTGACTTCGGGACTGTTGTTGAGGTTCGTGTCTTCAACCGCCACGGCGTTGAAAAAGACGAACGTGCCCTGCAGATCGAGCGTGAAGAGGTCGAACGTCTGGCCCGTGACCGTGATGACGAGCTGGCCATTCTGGATCGCAACATCTACGCCCGTCTGAAATCTATGGTTCTGGGTAAAGTGGCTGTCAAAGGTCCAAAAGGTGTGAAGCCGAACTCGGAAGTCACCGAAGAGCTGCTGGAAACTCTGACCAAAGGTCAGTGGTGGCAGCTGGCGCTGAAAGACGAGAAAGACGCACAGATCGTCGAAGCCCTGAACGAGCAATATGAGGCGCAAAAGCGCGTTCTGGATGCCCGTTTTGAGGACAAAGTCGAGAAAGTCCGTCGCGGCGATGACCTTCCACCGGGTGTGATGAAGATGGTCAAAGTCTTTATCGCGGTGAAGCGTAAGCTACAGCCGGGTGACAAAATGGCCGGTCGTCACGGGAACAAAGGTGTTATTTCCAAGGTCGTACCGATGGAAGACATGCCGTTCCTGGCCGATGGTACGCCAGTTGACTTCTGTTTGAACCCGCTGGGTGTTCCGTCACGGATGAACGTTGGTCAGATCCTTGAAACCCACATGGGTTGGGCCGCTCGCGGTCTGGGGATCAACGTTGACGAGGCTCTGAAAGAGTACCGTCGTTCCGGTGATCTGACGCCAGTTCGTGAAGCGATGCGTATTGCTTATGGCGATGAGGTCTACGACGAAGGCATCAGCGACATGGACGAGCGTTCGCTGGTCGAAGCCGCGGGCAATGTCACTCACGGTGTTCCGATTGCCACACCAGTGTTTGACGGTGCGAAAGAAGCCGACGTTAACGATGCGCTGCGACGTGCAGGCTTTAGCGAAAGCGGACAGTCGGTCTTGTTTGATGGTCGCTCGGGTGAGCAATTCGCCCGTCCGGTGACAGTGGGTGTTAAATACCTGCTGAAACTGCACCACCTTGTTGATGACAAGATTCACGCACGTTCAACTGGACCTTACTCGCTTGTTACACAGCAGCCGCTGGGTGGTAAGGCGCAGTTCGGTGGTCAGCGTTTCGGGGAAATGGAAGTCTGGGCTCTGGAAGCTTATGGCGCTGCATATACCCTGCAGGAAATGCTGACTGTGAAGTCGGACGATGTGGCCGGCCGGACCAAAGTCTACGAATCGATCGTCAAGGGCGAAGACAACTTCGAGGCCGGTGTGCCCGAGTCGTTCAACGTTCTCGTGAAAGAAGTTCGTGGCCTTGGCCTGAATATGGAACTCCTGGACTCGGAGGAAGGTGAGTAA
- a CDS encoding helix-turn-helix domain-containing protein: MTRHLTHNGLPEGMTRWQFFGLIEAARQQLGLSKGAIAYLKVAISNTMDEDFAAGRICSFWTSVTKIAARARLDRRQVARIEAWLIENGFLIKTASDHSRRAGSRKDGKIGHEFGINLAPLIARATEIQAAARKAAFEEAEAERLRNRIKTLFGDIRRLCFEGAMEAAEEVLPNRRPSTIQSFERLRQVAEALEAVWEDFSARIGMGEKSHQCDISPTLNTSKENNNKTCMPEKRHDVQPLRTTPAQVALLASEPLRAIIEFYWSALDNRGALSPQTIQRAAKERAYQLGVNPSVWERLSRVLGEERTALCFMIADRNAERLDGYRVRDAAAAFIGMARSEARQGLVVNSLLGELIGTVGEQRNGA, from the coding sequence ATGACACGACACCTTACCCACAACGGCTTGCCTGAGGGCATGACACGCTGGCAGTTCTTTGGGTTGATTGAGGCTGCACGCCAACAGCTCGGCCTCAGTAAGGGTGCAATCGCCTATCTGAAGGTCGCGATTTCAAACACAATGGATGAGGATTTTGCAGCAGGCAGGATTTGCAGCTTCTGGACCTCAGTCACAAAGATCGCCGCACGAGCGAGGCTAGACCGGCGGCAGGTTGCTCGGATCGAGGCGTGGCTTATTGAAAATGGCTTTCTCATCAAGACAGCCTCAGATCACAGCCGTCGTGCTGGATCACGTAAAGATGGCAAGATTGGACATGAGTTCGGCATCAATCTTGCGCCATTGATTGCGCGCGCCACCGAGATTCAGGCTGCCGCACGGAAGGCTGCCTTCGAGGAAGCGGAAGCCGAACGGCTTCGCAACCGGATCAAAACGTTGTTTGGGGACATTCGTAGACTTTGCTTCGAAGGTGCGATGGAGGCCGCTGAGGAGGTCCTGCCCAATCGTCGTCCCTCGACCATTCAAAGCTTCGAACGACTGAGGCAGGTGGCCGAAGCGCTGGAAGCTGTCTGGGAGGATTTTTCCGCACGAATTGGTATGGGTGAAAAGTCCCACCAGTGCGACATTTCACCCACACTCAATACAAGTAAGGAAAATAATAACAAAACCTGTATGCCTGAGAAACGGCATGATGTTCAGCCGCTCCGTACAACGCCTGCGCAAGTGGCGCTGCTAGCGAGCGAGCCGCTGCGAGCGATCATCGAGTTTTACTGGAGCGCGCTAGACAACCGTGGCGCGCTCAGTCCGCAAACAATCCAGAGGGCGGCAAAGGAGCGAGCATATCAGCTTGGGGTAAACCCCAGCGTCTGGGAACGACTTAGCAGAGTGTTGGGTGAGGAACGCACGGCGCTTTGCTTTATGATCGCAGATCGCAATGCCGAACGTCTGGATGGCTATCGAGTGCGGGATGCCGCAGCTGCGTTCATTGGCATGGCACGTTCAGAAGCGCGTCAGGGCTTAGTCGTCAACAGCCTGCTCGGGGAACTGATTGGCACCGTGGGAGAGCAACGAAATGGCGCATGA
- the rplL gene encoding 50S ribosomal protein L7/L12: MADLKKLAEEIVGLTLLEAQELKTILKDEYGIEPAAGGAVMMAAAPGEGGDAAEEQTEFDVILKSAGASKINVIKEVRAITGLGLKEAKELVDAGGKAVKEQVSKDEAEDIKSKLEAAGAEVEVK; the protein is encoded by the coding sequence ATGGCTGATCTGAAAAAACTTGCTGAAGAGATCGTTGGTCTGACCCTTCTCGAAGCACAAGAACTGAAAACCATCCTGAAAGACGAGTACGGCATCGAGCCTGCTGCTGGTGGCGCTGTCATGATGGCTGCTGCACCTGGCGAAGGTGGTGACGCTGCTGAAGAGCAGACAGAATTTGACGTAATCCTGAAATCTGCAGGCGCGTCAAAAATCAACGTCATCAAAGAAGTCCGCGCCATCACTGGCCTGGGTCTGAAAGAAGCCAAAGAGCTGGTCGACGCTGGCGGAAAAGCTGTCAAAGAGCAGGTTTCCAAAGACGAAGCAGAAGACATCAAGAGCAAGCTGGAAGCAGCTGGCGCAGAAGTCGAAGTGAAGTAA
- a CDS encoding toxin-activating lysine-acyltransferase has protein sequence MQTLEATIPANIDPEILKKIAVLRAQVRESFGKVAMAMMALPRYRHNTLADLNHIVLEPLIRDRIAIAYAQAEKENPMADVAGMAIWASVSEEVDAKIREQIKASVFPVRLKADEWASGEINWLLDVIAPDQKTTTSVIANFKQVIKDGDLRLHPIITRLVDAETLQKMGAKQASAQDVLQ, from the coding sequence ATGCAAACTCTTGAAGCCACTATCCCAGCCAACATTGATCCTGAAATCCTCAAAAAGATCGCCGTCCTGCGCGCGCAGGTGCGTGAAAGCTTTGGCAAGGTTGCGATGGCGATGATGGCATTGCCGCGCTACCGGCATAACACGCTGGCTGATCTGAACCATATCGTGCTCGAGCCGCTGATCCGCGACCGTATCGCCATCGCCTATGCACAGGCGGAAAAGGAAAACCCGATGGCCGATGTCGCGGGCATGGCGATCTGGGCGAGCGTGTCGGAAGAGGTGGATGCCAAGATCCGTGAGCAGATCAAGGCGAGTGTCTTCCCGGTGCGCCTGAAAGCCGATGAATGGGCCAGCGGCGAGATCAACTGGCTGCTGGACGTGATCGCGCCCGATCAGAAAACCACCACCAGCGTGATTGCCAATTTCAAACAGGTGATCAAAGATGGAGACCTGCGCCTGCACCCGATCATCACCCGGTTGGTGGATGCTGAAACGCTGCAGAAAATGGGCGCCAAACAGGCCTCTGCACAGGACGTGCTGCAATGA
- a CDS encoding DUF1629 domain-containing protein has protein sequence MIWYLKEGVGPNDPGDSGRSTDIDPLDGDWQHIRPVDWSIDIGKSKISVTAIWQSGRHLDPTNLPTRLKVTVLRGRKDLPALYEDYVDWGGGQRQLASEAFRDVVEAHDPGVHQFVPVQVENSKGEPVEKQYFWFVPGHRIFAMNAEKTEPPMKMFPDTPDITNPHPGRPAGVYRPRPPVEAWKPVFYREIIGDRDLFCDGEYPRKIFISDLLKQAFEDAGLIGACGRGPILAE, from the coding sequence ATGATCTGGTATTTAAAAGAGGGTGTCGGCCCGAATGATCCCGGAGACAGCGGTCGCAGCACCGACATTGATCCCTTGGATGGAGATTGGCAACATATCCGACCGGTGGATTGGAGTATCGACATTGGGAAGTCCAAAATATCAGTCACAGCGATCTGGCAATCAGGGCGGCATTTGGACCCAACTAATCTCCCAACGCGATTGAAAGTGACGGTGTTGCGAGGCCGCAAAGATCTGCCTGCACTCTATGAGGACTATGTGGATTGGGGTGGGGGGCAACGACAACTGGCCTCTGAAGCCTTCCGTGATGTCGTCGAAGCGCATGACCCGGGCGTACATCAATTTGTACCGGTGCAGGTCGAAAACAGCAAAGGTGAGCCGGTTGAAAAACAATACTTCTGGTTTGTGCCGGGGCATCGGATTTTTGCAATGAATGCGGAAAAAACCGAACCACCGATGAAAATGTTTCCTGATACGCCAGATATCACCAACCCACACCCCGGCAGGCCAGCAGGAGTTTATCGTCCACGGCCTCCAGTCGAAGCATGGAAGCCAGTATTTTACAGGGAAATAATTGGTGACCGCGACCTGTTCTGCGATGGCGAATACCCGCGTAAAATTTTCATCTCGGATCTGTTGAAGCAAGCATTTGAGGATGCTGGTTTGATCGGGGCCTGTGGGCGCGGCCCGATCTTGGCCGAGTGA
- the rplK gene encoding 50S ribosomal protein L11 produces the protein MAKKLAGKMKLQVPAGKANPSPPVGPALGQRGINIMEFCKAFNAKTQDMEPGAPCPTVITYYQDKSFDMDIKTPPASYYLKKAAKLTSGAKLPGRETVASVSPKQLREIAEAKWKDLNANDVEQAMKIIQGSARSMGIEVK, from the coding sequence ATGGCCAAGAAACTCGCAGGTAAGATGAAGCTGCAGGTCCCTGCAGGTAAAGCTAACCCATCCCCACCAGTGGGCCCGGCGCTGGGTCAGCGCGGGATCAACATCATGGAATTCTGTAAGGCGTTCAACGCCAAGACACAGGACATGGAGCCAGGCGCACCTTGCCCAACCGTGATCACCTATTATCAGGACAAGTCCTTTGATATGGACATCAAGACGCCACCAGCGTCCTACTACCTGAAAAAAGCGGCCAAGCTGACATCCGGTGCAAAACTGCCGGGTCGCGAAACCGTTGCCTCTGTTTCACCAAAGCAACTGCGCGAAATCGCAGAAGCAAAGTGGAAAGATCTGAACGCAAACGACGTAGAACAAGCCATGAAAATCATTCAAGGCTCGGCGCGTTCCATGGGCATCGAGGTGAAGTAA